One window of the Bubalus kerabau isolate K-KA32 ecotype Philippines breed swamp buffalo chromosome 9, PCC_UOA_SB_1v2, whole genome shotgun sequence genome contains the following:
- the RSPH3 gene encoding radial spoke head protein 3 homolog: MARSEARRQAREKRPRAVPEEWALRERRQPRPRRAPLESGAGDRRRPPQASAGAAGHASFMRRLVDQEDAGGQSQEPEVPGRTGNLPRKPASRDSPEAPPLDGTLGCWATGAGGFGGAQSRSCVAPTSCPGNLPARPPPFLPPLLASRNPCPWHYVHLSGSHDTLVPTCFEAKLHRKGSGPTPSATSTLAERASPAMATYTYTSRPRALPCQRRRYRDDLMQQPEEPVHYGNIMYDRRVIRGNTYALQSVPLPGQPDPVEIQRQQQARRRAFARKRAQEQLRPRTPEPVEGRKHVDVQTELYLEEIADRIIEVDMECQTDAFLDKPPTPLFIPAKTGKDVATEILEGELFDFDLEVKPMLEVLVGKTIEQSLLEVMEEEELANLRASQYAYEELRNVELAEVQRLEEQERRHREEKERRKQQQWQVVHKHNETSQKIAARAFAQRYLADLLPSVFDSLRDGGYFYDPIERDIEIGFLPWLMNEVDKTMESSMVGRTVLDMLIREVVERRLNLYEQKEGRHAPVRPEYGLGSPGGTREPLVGFESQDQGASQAQRPLPDRDSLQRTPYDARYAERVSSRERQLAEENDELTEMRKSSKREELLQ, encoded by the exons ATGGCCCGATCAGAGGCGCGGCGGCAGGCGCGGGAGAAACGGCCAAGGGCGGTCCCTGAGGAGTGGGCTCTGCGTGAACGGCGCCAACCCAGGCCCCGCCGAGCGCCCCTCGAGAGTGGGGCCGGGGACCGTCGCCGCCCTCCTCAGGCCTCTGCTGGGGCCGCCGGGCACGCCTCCTTCATGCGCAGGCTCGTTGACCAGGAAGACGCAGGTGGGCAGAGTCAAGAACCGGAAGTGCCCGGGCGCACTGGCAACCTTCCCCGGAAGCCCGCCAGCCGGGACAGCCCCGAGGCTCCGCCCCTCGACGGAACGCTGGGTTGCTGGGCAACCGGCGCGGGAGGGTTCGGTGGTGCCCAGAGCCGTTCCTGTGTAGCTCCTACTTCCTGCCCTGGCAATCTCCCGGCCCGCCCGCCTCCCTTCTTGCCGCCCCTCCTCGCATCACGGAATCCCTGCCCTTGGCACTACGTGCACCTCTCCGGCTCCCACGACACTCTAGTGCCCACCTGCTTCGAAGCCAAGCTTCATCGTAAGGGAAGCGGGCCGACCCCGAGCGCGACCTCCACGTTGGCTGAGCGCGCCTCCCCGGCCATGGCCACCTACACCTACACCAGCCGGCCCCGGGCCCTGCCCTGCCAGCGCCGCCGTTACCGGGACGACCTGATGCAGCA ACCTGAAGAACCTGTGCATTACGGAAACATAATGTATGACAGAAGGGTGATCCGAGGCAACACGTACGCCCTGCAGTCAGTACCACTG CCTGGGCAGCCTGATCCTGTAGAGATTCAGAGACAGCAGCAGGCTAGGAGGAGGGCTTTTGCCAGAAAACGAGCCCAAGAACAGCTCAGACCACGTACACCCGAACCCGTGGAAGGCAGGAAACATGTGGACGTGCAGACAG AATTATACCTTGAAGAAATTGCTGACCGCATAATAGAAGTTGATATGGAGTGCCAAACAGATGCATTTTTGGACAAACCACCAACACCACTCTTTATTCCTGCCAAAACTGGCAAAGATGTGGCCACCGAAATTCTAGAAGGAGAG CTTTTTGACTTTGATCTTGAAGTTAAACCAATGTTAGAAGTTTTGGTGGGAAAGACCATCGAGCAGTCTCTTCTGGAAGTGATGGAAGAAGAAGAGTTGGCGAACCTGCGGGCCAGTCAGTACGCATATGAAGAGCTTCGCAACGTCGAGCTTGCTGAAGTCCAGCGACTTGAAGAGCAGGAGAGGCGACACCGGGAGGAAAAA GAACGTCGGAAGCAGCAGCAATGGCAGGTGGTTCACAAGCATAACGAGACTTCGCAGAAGATCGCGGCCCGAGCGTTTGCACAGCGTTACCTGGCCGACCTCCTCCCGTCAGTTTTTGACAGCCTTCGGGATGGTGGCTACTTTTATGATCCCATTGAAAGAG ataTTGAGATAGGATTCCTCCCATGGCTAATGAATGAAGTTGACAAAACCATGGAGTCCAGCATGGTGGGAAGAACAGTGCTTGAca TGTTGATTCGTGAGGTGGTTGAGAGACGACTGAATCTCTATGAGCAGAAGGAGGGCAGGCACGCCCCTGTGAGGCCTGAGTATGGACTCGGTAGTCCCGGAGGAACAAGAGAGCCCCTGGTGGGTTTTGAATCCCAGGATCAGGGTGCATCCCAGGCCCAGAGACCCCTTCCAGACAGAGACTCCCTACAGAGAACGCCGTACGACGCAAGGTACGCGGAGAGAGTGTCATCCCGGGAGAGGCAGCTCGCGGAAGAAAATGACGAACTGACAGAAATGAGGAAATCTTCCAAGAGGGAGGAGCTGTTGCAATAG